DNA sequence from the Streptomyces sp. NBC_01497 genome:
TGACGTGCGTTGAGTGACAGGCCGTCGTTCTCGGTCCGTGCAGCTTCGATGATGTCGAGACGCGTCTCCAGATCCGGGCCAGCCAGTGCACCACCAGCCGGCAGCTCTCCCTTTACTCGTATAAAGAGCTGGTCGGCGGCAGCCATGACGATATCGGCAGGGACTCCGTCGAGCAGGGCGGTCGCGATGAGCAGTGCGCGATCACGCAGGTGCTGGACTTCGTCGTGGTCCCTGAACCACTCCAGGAGGTGATCACGCCATCCTTCGAACTCCTCCTTTACCTCGCTCCCACCGTCATCGTCCGCGTCGGTGATGATCTCGGCGAGCCAGACTGCGTCGTCAGGTGACGCGTTGGGGCTCAGTAGCTCCGCCAGATCGGTGCCCTCGTTTAGCCAGTTGAGCCGCTCGGAGTTGAGTTCCTTCAGGTGGGAGCGAGCCACATCCAGGGCTTGAGGGGCCAAGTACTCGATCCGCGGGATGGAGACACGTGTCCCGGGACGCCATGTGGCAGGGGTAGCCAGGATCACGAGGTAGGCCTCGGCAGCGAGTGCTTCCTTCTGGTACCCGCTCAGGCCCTGGTAGAAGTCCTCGGGCAAGCTACTGTAACTGGACAAATCGAGCAAGAAGCCGTGCTGGGGCGTAGCTGGGAGTTGCTCCGTACGAGGGCGATCCCAGTCCAGGACGAGGCTGTGGATGTTCTGTGGGTCCACACCGACGTCTCGCAGCACGCGCAGGGCCGTGGTCCGGCGCCCTGTGTCGGGAGGGCCGGTAATCACGATGACGGCGTGCTGGCCGATCGGCCGCTTCAGCAGTCGGGCCGCCCGCTCGACCTGCCGTTCGCCGGTGACAACTCTCGCCTCCGCGTGGACGTAGGCATGCTCTAGCAGGCGAGCCTCGTCCTCGCCGATGCTGACAGACCCGAGGTACTCCCAGCCGCGCACATAGTTGTGGTGGTGCTCCTCGTAATCCCCAGCCACCTGGTTGACCACAGCGTTATCGGAGGCCTCGGCCTCCTGTCGGACCCGTTCCTCAGCGTTCTCGGCCGGGGCGCTCATGACCGATCCCGCTTGACGATAGTCTGGTCACGGCCGACCTGAATGATCCGGGACTTGCCCTTGGCCTCGGCCCGCTGATGAACCACCAACACCTGGTGTTCGATCTGCGAGTGCTCGGCACGCCACTGCCGCACGAACTCCAGCAGCTCGCGCCCTGCATCGGAATCCTCGTCCACCATGTCCTGGAACCGCACTGCCCAGGCGGTCGACAAATCCCTTGCTCGCCCCACGGCCTGGTCGTCGTCCGGTGCAGCCATGAGGGCCGCGCGGTCCCGCTCAAGCCTGGCGAGTTGCCGGCTCTCCGCTTCCTCGCCTCTGCGCTCGAACCAGTGGGCTAGCCAGTCTCTGAAGCCTCGCCATCCATCCCCAGCCATAGCCACGACTAGCGCCGATGCGGCAGCTGACCCTGCTGTTGCTAGTTCCCCGGATACGTCCAAGATCGACCTCTTCTCTGCGTCTTTGCGGTGACGAGACCCATCCGTTCCCCGTGCTTCAGCAGGCTCACGAGTACGGAGCGAAACATGGCGTGTTCATACCGTTACGAGACCTGAAAGCGCTCGCTTCGGCAGATCCGACACAAGATCGTGAAGAGGACACGGCAAGCACGAAGTCCCGTTCTGGCCAGCAGGGAAGCAGGGTCCCTGAGGAACTCCACAGCGGGTTAAAGGACTGATCTGGGAGGTGGCCAAAGACTTGGACGCAGGCGGACGGGAGGGAGCGAACGGCACCGACGAGACTGTGGAGGCCACAGGGTCGTCGTAACCCTCGCGAACGAGGGAGCTCTCCGACGTATGGCTCGGTGAGAGCGATGGTGGAGGATCCGAGATCCGAACTCGTGAGGGTTGCCCCCAACACGCTTTTCAACTCTGCATGGGCCTGTTCATCAGGGTTCGCGGCAGTGCGCGCAGCTCCCCCGTCAAGGTGCCCCTTGCTGAACGGCCGCGAACGGGGACGGACGAGACTGCCGTTGAGACTGTGAGCTCTCGCATGGAGCTGATCCGTAGCACCACAGAGATCAGTCATCGAAGGTCATAGAGGCTTCGCAGGGTGGCGCGACGACCGATGTCGGACGCGGACGGTTCCGGGGATTGCTCCGTAACTCGTTGCTGCACAGCAACATCTCCGCTGGAGGTGAGGGCGTGGAGCGCGAACAACTGGAGCGGCTGCTGTGGTGGCGACGATGCATCGTCGGCTGCCCTGTCTGCCCTCCGAGCCGACGCCTCCCGCTCACACGGCGAGCCACCTCATGAAGGGATGCGATCCGAGGCGTCAATGGCCTTCGGCCATGCCTCTTACGCCAAGTAGGACCGCCCATATCCATCGGCCCGAGCGATCAACGGTATATCCGATCCCACGCCTCATCCAGCACCCACAACGACTCGTCACAAGATCGATTATCAAACACCGGCTATAAAAGGGCACTCGAATTACCGGCCCTCTGCACAGGTTTCAGCCCAGCGTAGGGGACGGGAAACCCCAGTCCATTGCGATGACCGTTAGGGCTTCAATGACGGCAGGACGCCAAGTTCCGTTATCGATCAGCCCTTCGTCCAGAACCTCTGCAGCCCCGAACATCGGTCGACTACCATCCCCTCGATTGCCGAGTACGGAGACGTCGATCAATGTGTCTATTTCCTTGGGCTGCTCCTCGTACCGATCAGTTGACAGATGGATCTCAACATTCGGAGGCGCCATCGAAGTGGGCCCGACAACTGCGTCGAACGCCTCAGGCAGTAGAACATCAGCCACAGTGCGCACCAGGTTCATGAGCGCTGATTGTAGTCTCCCCCAGGGGAGCAAGAAGCCTCTCAAAAAGAGCACTTGGTCAACGAAAACTTCGAGGGAGTCAGCCTCAGTGATGGTCACAACTGCACGACCGAACGCGAAGCTGTGTAGGCCTGCCGCGTTGACTCGGACTTCCACCTCCCGACTGGAGGCTCGGTGGATCATCCACGGTTCCCTCACTGTGTGACCGATGCCCATCAGGTCCCTGGTTGTGTGGTCCACACCATTTCGTTGCAAAGCGTAGACCAATTCATCCGGCATGCCTGTAGGCAAACGATGTCGGCGTCGCCCCGGAGGGAGGGGAACGCTGGTGATTACTCGGAGCTGCAAATCGGGGCATTCAAGTTCAGAGCCCGGGGGAACAGCGGGTCTGTAAGATCCGGGTGAGCGGGTGGCCTGCCTACGCATGAGCCCCCGGCTCTGGTCGATGTTGGCTTGCGCCAGCAGGGCAGCCATCATCTGACGGTTCGCTTTCACGTTGCGGCCGTCGAGACGCACCCAGATACTTCCGTCCGTCACGAGCGGGGCCGGCACCAGGTCTCGATCGATACGGACGATAAGCACCATCTTCTCGCCGTCGCGCAGCGGAACTTCGATCACCTCCGGCGTCCACGGCGGGTCATAGCCAGTAGCCATCTGGTTGACGAGCTTCTCCTTCTCCTTCCGGCTGACGCCGACGACGCTCGTTGGGACGCCACGGGTCCCTGAGTCTTCAGCTACCCCGATGAGGACGATGCCGCCGTAGGTGTTGGCCAGCGCTGCGACAGCGTCGACGGGTTTCTCCCCGCCGCGCTTGTACTCGATTGTCAGGTTCTCAGGGATGCCCAGCGCGACGAAGTCCTCGA
Encoded proteins:
- a CDS encoding ATP-binding protein, whose product is MVEDFVALGIPENLTIEYKRGGEKPVDAVAALANTYGGIVLIGVAEDSGTRGVPTSVVGVSRKEKEKLVNQMATGYDPPWTPEVIEVPLRDGEKMVLIVRIDRDLVPAPLVTDGSIWVRLDGRNVKANRQMMAALLAQANIDQSRGLMRRQATRSPGSYRPAVPPGSELECPDLQLRVITSVPLPPGRRRHRLPTGMPDELVYALQRNGVDHTTRDLMGIGHTVREPWMIHRASSREVEVRVNAAGLHSFAFGRAVVTITEADSLEVFVDQVLFLRGFLLPWGRLQSALMNLVRTVADVLLPEAFDAVVGPTSMAPPNVEIHLSTDRYEEQPKEIDTLIDVSVLGNRGDGSRPMFGAAEVLDEGLIDNGTWRPAVIEALTVIAMDWGFPSPTLG